A part of Melittangium boletus DSM 14713 genomic DNA contains:
- a CDS encoding type I polyketide synthase: MEPIAIIGMGCRFPGGVNTASQLWQLVRDGVDAIGDAPLERFNAERLQERIASRKGGFLEQVDRFDARFFQLSPRETNLMDPQQRLLLEVAWEALEDGGQVPEKLPRHATGVFVGMWTNDYELRMYEALPELDVHATTGGGRYAASGRLSYFLDVRGPSLTVDTACSSSLVAVHLACQSLRQGECQVALVGASNLILEPYVTLAYSRSTMLSPDGRSKFGDARANGYVRSEGVAVLVLKPLSQALREGDPIRAVIRGSAVNNDGQSSGHLVTPGREGQQALLREAYRAAGVEPSRVGYVEAHGTGTRAGDPIELGALASVLGENRERERPCFVGSVKTNIGHTEGAAGLAGMMKVVMALQHRAIPPSLHFQTPNPQIPWDELPVVIPQALTPWPGAEPALAGVSAFGITGTNAHVVLEEAPRPAAPPRPVREDEAFLLPLSAHAPEALEALAGAWRSLLSEPRAERVEELCFTASVRRGHHAHRLAVVGRSREELAERLDAHLRGEARPGTSTGMRAELPLKPVFVFPGQGSQWPGMGRRLLEQEPVFREALEACEAAFAHHVSWRLLEVLRAWPASPLLERIDVIQPVLFALQVALAALWRSWGVRPHAVVGHSMGEVAAAHVAGILSLQDAALIICQRSLLLRRTSGQGAMALVELSLDEARLALRGFEDALSVAVSNGPRSTVLSGDPAALQRVLDSLQRRDVFCRLVKVDVASHSPQMDPLREELLQVLQGLTPRAGELPFYSTVRAQVLDGATLGPAYWVDNLRQPVLFFQAVEQLLTSGHDVFLELSPHPILLPSIEQAVRAGAYPARVLPSLVRQEDERPCLLGSLGALYSLGLPVDWTRLHPETSTRQDLPPYPWQRERFWFQERASAAPRSRPGVRGEHPLLGAHLQSSLSPGTHFFEAELSCLGLPALSDHRVHGQGVLPAAAYLEAALAAARTALGPGPLTLSEVRFTQALVLPESDALQVQWVLDGSAFHASSRATATSAWVRHASATLVPAASVPRRPDTKALASLQSRIAPLTPSTALYAALAQRGLQYGPAFQRLARLGCLGAEALAELHPAEADSTAWLLHPTLLDACFQLVLASLSPEAGYSRDATFLPVSLERLSLYETPRPGASLWAHSRLRPAEPGAEIIAGDLLVLDDQGRLLAEAVGLHFQRVAADVLRTLASRAGRDGRYELQWRPVRRPSPPAEWTPGAWLVFADARGVGTSLVEKLAARGERCVVVTPGPDWRRLSEDGYALDPARPEHFQQLLREAFDSAPRGVVHLWSLDAAGPESTSLESLERALLLGSGGVLHLVQAFSRAGWNESPRLWLVTRGTQAVSGEEKSFALAQAPLWGVGKALAHEHPELRCTCVDLDASGDEAFPLEELDADDTEDQVALRGGTRYSARLARSTPPDSARALAGRIRPDATYLLTGGLGGLGLEVARWLVEQGARHLVLVGRGEPSGEAARALEALRSAGARVHLARADVSRLEALTQALQALGRELPPVRGIVHAAGILDDGTLANLNLERLRRAMSPKVEGAWNLHTLHAGQPLDFFVLFSSVVSVLGSPGQGNYAAGNAFLDALAHHLRAHGVPALSINWGPWSEVGLAARPDRGTRLEGHGLGPLSPPGGVESLAQVLFGARAQVAVMRFDAGAWRQHYPTAARTHLLDELASPQDAATPPPRPTEALRQTLLAAEPGWRRRAQLESHLKAQIAQVLKLSPSRIDARTPLRVLGFDSLMTLELRNRLEASLELKLSATVLWNYPTLEGLVPYLAERMQLSPEPESAPSAAPTPASEPPPPAVEASAVNLNAMLGELDGLSDEDVMNLLSGSTHQS, translated from the coding sequence ATGGAGCCTATTGCCATCATTGGAATGGGGTGCCGCTTTCCAGGCGGCGTGAACACGGCGAGCCAGCTCTGGCAACTGGTCCGCGACGGAGTGGACGCCATCGGCGACGCCCCGTTGGAGCGGTTCAACGCCGAGCGGTTGCAAGAGCGGATCGCCAGCCGCAAGGGCGGCTTCCTGGAGCAGGTGGACCGCTTCGACGCGCGCTTCTTCCAGCTCTCCCCGCGTGAAACGAACCTGATGGATCCCCAGCAGCGGCTGCTGCTGGAAGTGGCCTGGGAGGCGTTGGAGGACGGCGGGCAGGTACCGGAGAAGTTGCCGCGCCACGCCACCGGGGTGTTCGTCGGCATGTGGACGAACGACTACGAGCTGCGCATGTACGAGGCGCTGCCCGAGCTCGACGTCCATGCGACGACGGGCGGCGGGCGGTACGCGGCGTCGGGCCGGTTGTCCTACTTCCTGGACGTGCGAGGCCCCAGCCTGACGGTGGATACGGCCTGTTCCTCGTCCCTGGTGGCGGTGCACCTGGCCTGTCAAAGCCTGCGGCAGGGCGAGTGCCAGGTGGCGCTGGTCGGCGCCAGCAATCTGATCCTCGAGCCGTACGTCACCCTGGCCTACTCGCGCTCGACGATGCTGTCGCCGGACGGGCGCAGCAAGTTCGGCGACGCGCGCGCCAATGGCTACGTGCGCAGCGAGGGCGTGGCGGTGCTGGTGCTCAAGCCGCTCTCCCAGGCGCTCCGGGAGGGAGATCCCATCCGCGCCGTCATCCGTGGCAGCGCGGTCAACAACGACGGGCAGAGCAGCGGGCACCTCGTCACGCCAGGCCGCGAGGGTCAGCAAGCGCTGCTGCGCGAGGCCTATCGCGCCGCGGGCGTGGAGCCCTCGCGCGTGGGCTACGTGGAGGCGCACGGCACCGGCACGCGCGCGGGAGATCCGATCGAACTCGGGGCGCTCGCGTCGGTGCTGGGCGAGAACAGGGAGCGGGAGCGGCCCTGTTTCGTGGGCTCGGTGAAGACGAACATCGGGCACACCGAGGGAGCGGCGGGGCTCGCCGGGATGATGAAGGTGGTGATGGCGCTCCAGCACCGCGCCATTCCGCCCAGCCTCCACTTCCAGACGCCCAACCCCCAGATTCCCTGGGACGAGCTGCCCGTCGTCATTCCCCAGGCGCTGACGCCCTGGCCCGGAGCGGAGCCCGCGCTGGCCGGCGTGAGCGCGTTCGGCATCACCGGGACCAACGCCCACGTGGTGCTGGAGGAGGCCCCTCGCCCCGCCGCGCCCCCGCGTCCCGTCCGCGAGGACGAGGCGTTCCTGCTGCCCCTGTCCGCGCACGCCCCCGAGGCCCTGGAGGCCCTGGCCGGCGCCTGGCGCTCCCTGCTGAGCGAGCCTCGGGCGGAGCGCGTGGAGGAGCTGTGCTTCACCGCGAGCGTGCGCCGCGGGCACCATGCCCACCGGCTCGCGGTGGTGGGGCGCTCGCGGGAGGAGCTGGCCGAGCGCCTGGACGCGCATCTGCGGGGCGAGGCCCGGCCGGGCACGTCCACGGGCATGCGCGCGGAGCTGCCGCTCAAGCCGGTGTTCGTGTTCCCCGGACAGGGCTCGCAGTGGCCCGGCATGGGCCGCCGCCTGCTGGAGCAGGAGCCCGTCTTCCGGGAAGCGCTCGAGGCCTGTGAGGCCGCCTTCGCGCACCACGTCTCCTGGCGTCTGCTCGAGGTGCTGCGCGCCTGGCCCGCCTCGCCCCTGCTCGAGCGCATCGACGTCATCCAACCCGTCCTCTTCGCCCTCCAGGTGGCGCTGGCCGCCCTCTGGCGCTCGTGGGGCGTGCGGCCTCACGCCGTCGTCGGCCACAGCATGGGCGAGGTGGCCGCCGCCCATGTCGCCGGCATCCTCTCGCTCCAGGACGCCGCCCTCATCATCTGCCAGCGCAGCCTCCTGCTGCGCCGCACCAGCGGCCAGGGCGCCATGGCGCTCGTCGAGCTGTCCCTCGACGAGGCCCGCCTCGCCCTGCGGGGCTTCGAGGACGCGCTCTCCGTGGCCGTCTCCAACGGGCCCCGCTCCACCGTGCTCTCCGGAGACCCCGCCGCCCTCCAGCGGGTGCTCGACTCGCTCCAGCGGCGCGACGTCTTCTGCCGCCTCGTCAAGGTGGACGTCGCCAGCCACAGCCCCCAGATGGATCCCCTGCGCGAGGAGCTGCTCCAGGTCCTCCAGGGCCTCACCCCCCGCGCCGGCGAGTTGCCCTTCTACTCGACCGTCCGGGCCCAGGTGCTGGACGGCGCCACGCTCGGCCCCGCCTACTGGGTGGACAACCTGCGCCAGCCCGTCCTCTTCTTCCAGGCCGTGGAGCAGTTGCTGACCTCCGGCCACGACGTCTTCCTGGAGCTCAGCCCCCACCCCATCCTCCTGCCCTCCATCGAGCAGGCCGTCCGCGCCGGCGCGTACCCGGCCCGCGTGCTGCCCTCCCTGGTGCGCCAGGAAGACGAGCGCCCATGTCTTCTGGGCAGCCTGGGGGCGCTCTACTCCCTGGGACTGCCCGTCGACTGGACCCGCCTCCACCCCGAGACATCCACCCGCCAGGATCTCCCCCCCTACCCCTGGCAACGCGAGCGCTTCTGGTTCCAGGAGCGAGCGTCCGCCGCCCCCCGCTCCCGTCCCGGCGTCCGGGGCGAGCACCCACTGCTCGGTGCCCACCTCCAGTCCTCCCTCTCTCCGGGCACCCACTTCTTCGAGGCGGAGCTGTCCTGCCTCGGCCTCCCCGCCCTCTCCGATCACCGAGTCCATGGCCAGGGGGTGCTGCCCGCCGCCGCCTACCTCGAGGCCGCCCTGGCCGCCGCGCGCACCGCCCTCGGTCCCGGCCCCTTGACGCTCTCGGAGGTGCGCTTCACCCAGGCCCTCGTGCTGCCCGAGTCCGATGCCCTCCAGGTGCAGTGGGTGCTCGACGGCTCCGCCTTCCACGCCTCCAGCCGCGCCACCGCGACCTCCGCCTGGGTGCGCCACGCCAGCGCCACCCTCGTGCCCGCCGCGTCCGTCCCGCGCCGGCCCGACACCAAGGCCCTCGCTTCCCTCCAGTCGCGCATCGCCCCACTGACGCCCTCCACCGCCCTCTACGCGGCGCTGGCCCAGCGCGGCCTCCAGTACGGGCCCGCCTTCCAGCGCCTCGCGCGCCTGGGGTGCCTCGGCGCCGAGGCCCTGGCCGAGCTCCATCCCGCCGAGGCCGACTCCACCGCGTGGCTGCTGCACCCCACGCTCCTCGACGCCTGCTTCCAGCTCGTGCTCGCCTCGCTGTCGCCCGAGGCCGGCTACTCCCGCGACGCCACCTTCCTGCCCGTGTCCCTGGAGCGGCTGAGCCTGTACGAGACGCCCCGTCCTGGCGCGTCCCTCTGGGCCCACTCCCGCCTGCGCCCGGCCGAGCCCGGCGCCGAGATCATCGCGGGCGATCTCCTCGTCCTCGATGACCAGGGCCGCCTCCTGGCCGAGGCCGTGGGCCTGCACTTCCAGCGGGTGGCGGCCGACGTGCTCCGCACGCTGGCGTCGCGCGCCGGACGCGACGGGAGGTACGAGCTCCAGTGGAGGCCCGTACGGCGTCCGTCCCCGCCCGCGGAATGGACGCCGGGCGCGTGGCTCGTCTTCGCCGATGCGCGAGGCGTGGGGACGTCGCTCGTGGAGAAGCTGGCGGCCCGGGGCGAGCGCTGCGTCGTCGTCACCCCCGGCCCCGACTGGCGGCGCCTCTCCGAGGACGGGTACGCCCTGGACCCGGCCCGGCCCGAGCACTTCCAGCAACTGCTGCGCGAGGCCTTCGACTCGGCGCCGCGCGGCGTGGTGCACCTGTGGAGCCTCGATGCGGCGGGGCCCGAGTCCACCTCGCTCGAGTCCCTGGAGCGCGCCCTCCTCCTGGGCAGCGGTGGCGTGTTGCACCTGGTCCAAGCCTTTTCGCGGGCCGGCTGGAACGAGTCACCCCGCCTCTGGCTGGTGACGCGCGGCACCCAGGCCGTGAGCGGAGAGGAGAAGTCCTTCGCCCTCGCCCAGGCCCCGCTGTGGGGGGTGGGCAAGGCGCTCGCGCACGAGCACCCCGAGCTGCGCTGTACCTGCGTGGATCTGGACGCCTCGGGGGACGAGGCCTTCCCCCTGGAGGAGCTGGACGCGGACGACACCGAGGATCAGGTGGCACTGCGCGGCGGCACCCGCTACTCGGCCCGGCTGGCGCGGAGCACGCCGCCGGACTCCGCGCGGGCGCTCGCGGGCCGCATCCGCCCGGACGCCACCTACCTCCTCACGGGAGGCCTCGGGGGCCTGGGGCTCGAGGTGGCGCGGTGGCTCGTCGAGCAGGGCGCTCGCCACCTGGTGCTGGTGGGCCGCGGCGAGCCCTCGGGGGAAGCCGCGCGCGCACTGGAGGCGCTGCGGAGCGCGGGAGCCCGGGTGCATCTGGCCCGCGCGGACGTGTCGCGCCTCGAAGCGCTCACCCAGGCGCTCCAGGCGCTGGGGCGGGAGCTGCCGCCGGTGCGCGGCATCGTCCACGCGGCGGGCATCCTCGACGACGGCACCCTGGCCAACCTCAACCTGGAGCGGCTGCGGCGCGCCATGTCGCCCAAGGTCGAGGGCGCGTGGAACCTCCACACGCTGCACGCCGGGCAGCCGCTGGACTTCTTCGTCCTCTTCTCCTCGGTGGTGTCGGTGCTGGGCTCTCCCGGCCAGGGCAACTACGCCGCGGGCAACGCCTTCCTGGACGCGCTGGCCCACCACCTGCGGGCCCACGGCGTGCCCGCGCTCAGCATCAACTGGGGCCCCTGGTCCGAGGTGGGCCTCGCCGCCCGGCCGGATCGCGGCACGCGCCTGGAGGGACACGGGCTGGGCCCCCTCTCGCCCCCCGGGGGCGTGGAGTCCCTGGCCCAGGTGCTCTTCGGCGCCCGGGCCCAGGTGGCGGTGATGCGCTTCGACGCCGGAGCCTGGCGCCAGCACTACCCCACCGCCGCGCGCACCCACCTGCTGGACGAGCTGGCCAGCCCCCAGGACGCCGCCACGCCCCCGCCGCGCCCCACCGAGGCCCTTCGCCAGACGCTGCTGGCCGCCGAGCCCGGCTGGCGCCGCCGCGCGCAGCTCGAATCGCACCTCAAGGCGCAGATCGCCCAGGTGCTCAAGCTGTCGCCCTCGCGCATCGACGCGCGCACCCCGCTGCGCGTGCTGGGCTTCGACTCGTTGATGACGCTCGAGCTGCGCAACCGGCTGGAGGCCAGCCTCGAGCTCAAGCTGTCCGCCACCGTGCTGTGGAACTACCCCACGCTGGAGGGGCTGGTGCCGTACCTGGCCGAGCGCATGCAACTCTCGCCCGAGCCGGAGTCCGCCCCGTCCGCCGCGCCCACCCCCGCGTCCGAGCCCCCTCCCCCGGCCGTGGAGGCCTCCGCGGTCAACTTGAACGCCATGCTCGGTGAGCTCGATGGGCTCTCCGACGAAGACGTCATGAACCTCCTGTCCGGGAGCACCCACCAGTCATGA